The Osmerus eperlanus chromosome 12, fOsmEpe2.1, whole genome shotgun sequence genome has a segment encoding these proteins:
- the habp2 gene encoding hyaluronan-binding protein 2 translates to MVSPVVLLLTFCVLAAHGQYDTEDYYYEYETPTETTDVSFSDVLDDWLYDLFDLKDECDPNPCLNGGRCDTAKGGFVCSCPEPYTGKKCSKVKNVCKNAKCGRGDCLMTKTAPFYECKCTAPYKPPACRKASPCKPSPCLNGGSCVKGRTRASFSCNCPGNYSGKFCQVDPNDCYQEDGENYRGTVSETEGGEDCLNWNSFFILEKGGDPFTDYPDFDGIGPHNNCRNPDGDSRPWCFVNKRGKLRWDHCNVRSCSGSVQPTPITIYETDVPATGSPTPAAEFSQCGNPQPVRTARIFGGMKSQPGAHPWQVSLQTRPGQDSAQSFSHTCGGILIESCWVLTAAHCINGGSAMRVVLGGVDIEKDEEFDQTIDVEKAIIHEKYREETFALYNDIALLKLKGMNGRCAKETRFVKTACLPNHKFSDGTECVISGWGVTETKKYGSNQLLNARVVLISQDRCKNPTVYGNVLDNSMFCAGNLKGGVDSCQGDSGGPLVCEQNGTHYVTGVVSWGDGCGKKNKPGVYADVTQFVDWIAAKIIA, encoded by the exons ATGGTgtctcctgtggttttactccTAACCTTCTGTGTGTTGGCTGCACATGGACAGTAT GACACGGAGGATTACTATT ACGAATATGAAACCCCCACTGAAACAACAGATGTGAGCTTCTCAGATGTCTTAGATGACTGGCTGTATGATCTCTTTGACCTCAAAG ATGAGTGTGATCCCAATCCATGTCTCAACGGGGGTCGTTGTGATACTGCCAAAGGCGGCTTTGTATGTTCCTGCCCTGAACCCTACACAGGCAAGAAGTGTTCAAAAG TAAAAAACGTTTGCAAGAATGCCAAGTGTGGCCGTGGCGACTGTCTTATGACCAAAACTGCACCTTTCTACGAGTGCAAGTGTACAGCTCCCTACAAGCCACCTGCCTGCAGGAAAG CGTCTCCCTGTAAACCCAGCCCCTGTCTCAACGGAGGCTCCTGTGTAAAAGGCCGAACCAGGGCCTCCTTCAGCTGCAACTGTCCAGGCAACTACAGCGGGAAGTTCTGCCAAGTTG ATCCCAACGACTGTTACCAGGAAGATGGGGAGAACTACCGGGGGACtgtgagtgagacagagggaggagaggactgtcTCAACTGGAACTCCTTTTTCATcttggagaaaggaggggaccCTTTCACAGACTACCCGGACTTTGATGGTATCGGCCCACACAACAACTGCAG AAACCCTGATGGAGATTCCAGACCCTGGTGTTTTGTCAACAAAAGAGGCAAACTCAGGTGGGACCACTGCAATGTGAGGAGTTGCTCTGGCTCAG tTCAACCAACCCCCATAACCATCTATGAGACAGATGTCCCAGCCACAGGAAGCCCTACTCCTGCAGCAGAGTTCTCCCAGTGTGGGAATCCCCAGCCCGTCCGCACGGCCAGGATCTTTGGGGGGATGAAGTCTCAACCTGGGGCCCATCCTTGGCAGGTGTCCCTGCAGACAAGACCCGGTCAAGATTCAGCCCAGTCCTTTAGCCACACATGTGGAGGCATCCTTATTGAATCCTGCTGGGTGCTCACGGCTGCCCACTGCAT TAATGGTGGCAGTGCCATGAGGGTGGTCTTAGGTGGAGTGGACatagagaaggatgaggagttTGACCAGACCATTGATGTGGAGAAAGCCATCATCCACgagaaatacagagaggaaACGTTTGCTCTATATAACGACATCG CTCTTCTCAAACTGAAGGGCATGAACGGCCGCTGTGCCAAAGAGACTCGCTTTGTGAAGACGGCCTGTCTGCCCAACCACAAGTTTTCTGATGGGACGGAGTGTGTCATCTCAGGATGGGGAGTCACAGAGACAA agaaGTATGGCAGTAATCAGCTGCTGAACGCACGTGTGGTCCTGATCTCCCAGGATCGCTGCAAGAACCCTACTGTCTACGGAAATGTCTTAGACAACAGCATGTTCTGTGCTGGCAACCTAAAGGGAGGAGTGGACtcatgtcag GGTGACTCTGGTGGCCCCCTGGTGTGTGAGCAGAACGGGACCCATTATGTGACGGGAGTGGTGAGCTGGGGAGACGGCTGTGGGAAGAAGAACAAGCCAGGCGTGTACGCCGATGTCACGCAGTTTGTCGACTGGATCGCTGCTAAGATAATAGCATAG